A window of Schistocerca serialis cubense isolate TAMUIC-IGC-003099 chromosome 1, iqSchSeri2.2, whole genome shotgun sequence genomic DNA:
GGAAGAAGTAAGTATGCAGGGGATCCATTTTACCTTGACCACCCCAAGTTACTTTTTGTCGAGAGCCAAATTAAAAACGTATGAATCAGATGTTTAGCTACTAGGGGCATAGTAACCAGCATGGCTGTCTTTCACgtaactttgttcgttacgaagatatgaacagtagTAGGCCTTATCTTAAATAGTGCACTTTACTTCGCACTTCGTCTCCGCAAGATCTGTTCAAAAACATATCGCAGGGTACGATTCACGTAAACTTGAAGTTATTAAAAACACAACACAGAACTGACTGAGATTCCTGTACTGGAGTTCAGAGCAGGAACTAGGGGTAACGTAACTCGACCACTTGCTGGAACTGACAGTAAACAActggaaacacaaagaaaacactatTACAATTACTGTTATGACAGCTTACAATCTCTGTGGATGACTAGCATTTGGATCTTCTATTCCTTGATGTACCTTGTACTCGCAGAAACCTTTACTGAAGACGTTTGCTTCTAGACAAACAGTTATTTGGGATGATCAAGATAGAAGAGACATCGTATTcaccaaatgaataaaaaaaaatcttgcgtGTACAAAGAAGAAACCTTTTATCAAGAGGGTGGGGCAAGACTAAATGGTTAAACAAGTAATAATTTATAGATCATTAGCAAAGAGAGATATAGGCAGACTGAGAAACTGAAGGCTTAAGTGAATATGGAACAGACTGTAAGCATTCTATTTGGAGTGAAGAAGAAGTAACAATGACTAACATTCACAACATTTGAAAATCTGTGTGTTACAAGGCTAAAAAAAATCTTTAGGAAACAAGCACCAGCGAGTATGTAAATAAATTACTGTGTTACGCGAATGGCAGctgaaaattaaaaaggaaaatggctctgagcactatgggacttagctgctgtggtcatcagtcccctagaacttagaactacttaaacctaattaacctaaggacatcacacacatccatgcccgaggcaggattcgaacatgcgaccatagcggtcgcgcggttccgactgtggcgcctagaaccgctcggccactctggccggcaattaaAAAGGAAAGGTAGGTACAAAAACTATACAGCTCCAATCCTACATTTAGGATAAACATGacagttttttatttaaatagaaTATTTACTTGAATTATGACAATAAAGAACCCTGAAAGTATCAGCCTGTGAAACTCATTTGTGTAGCTTATTTGGACCAATGAAAATATAAATCGTTATTTCTGCGCTCAAAATGCGACAGATCAGATTCTTTGCTTATTGGGGAAGGCATGATAATTTCACTAACGATTGATTACGCGCTTCTTGATAGTCTTGACGCTTACGCAGATGGGAGTGgggtatcatttttttttttttgttactcggTCCTAGGCAAGCTCGTAATAATTGAAAATCGCATTAGGAGGTGCTGGCATGCGTATCATCTAAACTACAACAGAACAACCACGAATCCCAACCCTGTTCATAGTCCCAACGCAcccgatgatctacatctacatacctacGCCGCAAGCTACCGTAtagtgcgtggcggtgggtaccctgtatcactactagtcatttcctattctgttccactcgcaaataaaacgAGGAGGAAACGAGTCTGTGCCTCCATATGTGCCCagtctctctaatcttacattcgtggtccttacgagaaatgtacattggcggctgtagaatcgctctgtagtcagcctcaaatggcggttctctaaatcttctcaatagtgctcctcggaaAGAACGTCATATTCGCACCACTGATTCCCTTTTGAGTTTCTGAGACGTCTCTgtaatacctgcgtgttgttcgaacctaccggtagcaaatctctcagccgcctctgaattgctttgttgtcttcctttaatcccacctCATGAGGATGTCAAATACTCGAACAGAACCCAACAATGGATAGCGCTGGAGTCCTACATGCGATCATCTTTAAAGATGGACCACACTTTCCTAATATTCTCTCAACATATCgaggtcgaccattcaccttctctgCTACATTTCTTACATGCTCATCCCATTTCAAATCGTTTgcaaacgttacgcctagatatttaatctatgTTACTGTGTcaacagcacactactaatacctTATTCGatcattatggatttgttttttcctacttatctgcattaatttacatttttctacatttagagctagctgccattcatcacctaacaagaaattttgtgtaaatactatcacatttccctggggcattcctgacggtaCCCTTCTccctaatgaacactcgccgtttaGGCGCCGAATAAACCAGATTACCAATGTTTAATAGTTTCACCTATCCAGAAGCAGGTGACGGAGCTACTGATGCAAATTTAGTAACCAAACTTTGCAATGCATACTGAAGTATTGGAAATACCCAACTGAACGAAAGGTAAAGCATGGTACTGAGGAATAAACAGCAAAAAATACACGTGAGCAAAACTTGCATTCAGTATAGAATACAAAGTAACCTTTACAGATAAAGTCCATCATGAATTCACAAGGGGTATTTTCAAAATAGACCCCATGAGACATAAGACTGCAGAACCCAGGTTAAGATGCTAAAACCACCTTAAGCAAACAGATGACTTCGCTGTCAAGAAAAGCTTTCCCATCACAACAGGTAAGAGATCGAAAGTCAGATATGTCGTCATCTGACTGTCAGTTGCCCAAAAGGTCATGAAGAAGAGGGGTATGTTCGACAAAACTGCGTATCAACAAAGCAATTGACGCCTCAAGGTTACAAGAGCTGACCTCTTGCAATGGGACTGTGAGACAAGGAAGAAGAAGAGTTGAGCTCACCCTCCGCTGAAACTGGAACTGGAAGATTGGCTGGAGGAGGAGCTGTACGACCCCGAATTGCCGCCGCAGCTGGAACAGCCACGACCTCCGCCGCCGCTGCCACCCCCGCCGgggaagccgccgccgccgccgccaccgccagggaagccgccgccgccgccaccaccaccgggAAATCCACCGCCTCCGCCTCCAGGGTACTTTCCACCTCCACCACCAAACCCGCCACCACCGCTGGGGAAACCGCCCCCACCGCCTCCGATGTAattgccgccgccgccacctccgGGAAATCCGCCTCCGCCACCGCCGTGAAATCCACCACCGCCGCCTCCTGGGAATCCACCACCTCCACCGCCTCCAGGAAAGCCGCCTCCACCGTGTCCGCCACCTCCAAATCCTCCACCTccacgaccgccgccgccgccgccgaagcCGCCTCCGCCGCTGGGGAAGCCTCCTCCTCCGCCGCCTCCGCTAGGGAATCCACCGCCTCCTCCGCCTTCTCCGGAGATGCAAATTTTGCAGACTGTCCTCTTCTTTCGGAGGAGTGAATGGACGGCATCGTGCACCGAGCTGTCTTCCGCTGTGGACAATCAGGCAATATTTTTGCATGAGTGGTACATACTCCATAGTTAGTCAGAGAAAGTATTGTTCGCTTTGTCTGTCTATGTTAATGTACAGCGGCGAGACATACAAAAGAGAACCAAACATAGCTTTTATATTGAAAACGGCTGTATATACAAAACGAATTAAATGTACTAAAGTGAATGATCGGTACAGATGAAATCAGTAAAGACCCAATGACATGACACGCTGTCTGTACAATTTGTTCAGATATACTGAATCTGAATAGTAACGAATATATCGTGATAGTTATATTAAAATGGTATAATGGTATGGATGTTGCCTGCGAAAAGTAGGAAAATCACGATTAAGAAATATGTGTACCGTTGTGAAATACCGATAAGTTGCAAGTCTGTAGACTTGCTCCAAGTGTCAAACCCTGGAGGAaatgtttcaaacatttatttctagaTGGCGTATGGTTTTTGTTCCAAGTAGTGTTTCCCAATGGACTTCCAAGTACGAAGCGTCAGAGTCTTTCCCATTTCGCCCTGGATGGTTTGAAGAGGTAACTCCCAAGCTTTTGGTGAGTGTGCACGGCTTTTTGGGTGGTGACAGAGAATTTGCAATTATTGAGAAACGAAGAAATGCTCCTATCGCCTGAACTATGCAGACACGGCTTACCTACTCCTTCACACATTCAGTTTGTATCGACCACTACTTCCCAGATTCCAGAAGGCCTCCCTTGTATACCTCATCTTTtcgctccggtagctgagtggtcagcgcgacagaatgtcaatcctaagggcccgggttcgattcccgactgggtcggagattttctccgctcaaggactggatgttgtgttgtcctaatcatcatcatttcatccccaccgacgcgcaagtcgccgaagtggtgtcaaatcgaaagacttgaaccaggcgaacggtctacccgacaggaggccctagccacacgacacgaCAGAGAGCTACGAATCCTGTTGTTGACTAATTGACACTGTGTTTCGTACCGAATACTAAAGCTGCTCCCTTGCTTAGTGCCACGTGCAGTGAGGTTCTGGAGGATTCCTTGAACGGAGAAACGCCCAAAGCGCTTGCTCTCCAGACTGGATTAGTTGCGTTTGCTACCAGTGCGCTAGTTATTTGCAACGAAAGCTATCGTCGTCGTTTTCTGGAAGAACATCCATGCAGCAGTCTTCTCAGTTGCAACTTGCTACAGTGTAAGCAAAACAAGTTACTACAGGTGTACTAATAGAACAAAATCAAATTATGAACGTCCAAAGAAGGGTGGAAGCCTactgttacaaataaataaataaatctgacagAAAACTTTTGTTATTAAGAGTGTGCAACGTTGTGTAAAAGGTTTGTACAATCACAATTTTCACAAGTAGTCGAACGTCAGAGATTTATAAACTGGTGGCCGCTCTGGAGGGTGAGTGCGTGAGGCCGTGGTAATTAACGTATTGTCCTGCAGTACAGAATAAATGTGGTGCTCTCACCCATCCTGGTTAACTTAAACGTCTCACAGCAGTTTTTCCATGACTCTTCTTTAAAGCATAGCATCAGAGCAAACAGGACACACAATCATCATCGGATCGATGTAGGAACCTAAGTCAGAGGATTCTACAAAAAGATTACAGAATATTATGCAGTTTGGCATTAATAAGAAGAAGATTTCTTTGTGTCTCGACGAAATTTCGAAAGCGTCAtggtaattattgttttttttttaaatttcaaaaaaataagttGCATGCAAATTTCGACGGTTATGGGGAGGTATGGTGATGTGTTGGACTCTAAATTCAAATATTTTCTCTGTGACTCTCGAGTTTTTTCTTCGAACACGTTGAAACTTAGTAGATTCGTGGAAGAAAACAAGTTGTGTCATAGTGCAAAAGAATGTCAAATGTAGGCCTCGACAACAACTGTTTGGGGCAGTCCTTGCATTTGACCTGCCTAGTATAACGTGAAGAAACAGTAGCGGTGGAAGCAGTAATGGACAGGTAAAGAAGATAACGTCAGTCTTCTGTATCAGCAGAGACATACACCGTAAAAATTGCATTTCTACGGACGCAAGGATCTCACACACCAAGGCAACGGTGGAGAATGAGGTTCTATATGCGAATGACATATAGTGcggaacaattaatagaaagaagagagaaaaataatgagaaaataCTGGATACTGTCGCCCAAAGGAGACTGCGGAAGATGGATGCGAATACATAGGGAAGAACTGTGCAGGAATATGACAAAAATTTCAAGAGCAATTAGATTGAAAAGGCCAAGATCTGCGAGACATATGATCAAGATTAATACAGACAGAATGGCCGAAAGATTACGGCAAGAGAAGAGATAGAAACCAATTAGATTGTTAAACTCAGGAAGAACTGGTCGACATTAGCGATCGAGGTGAAAGGGAAAGAAAACTGGAGTAGCAAGTTCATTCTGAGTTATAGGACTCGAATCTACGGCAGAGAATGGTACAAGAAACCCATGGAGAGAACCGGTGGAGCTGAGACGATAAGGGAGTACTCAAGTCTTCGAAAGAAGAGTAAAAGAGCAGGTAAAatagtaggtaggtaggtaggaacttgaaataccaaagaagtatgttagacttacagaagcgagtttgaaaaacacaaaaggtagattactcgtggggaaattggagtcagaagaatttgtaataaagaacggacttaagcagggggatgccctgtctccgctactttttaatttagtcctagaatatattgtgcgaatggcagcagataattcagagggtgtggagttaaatggaaatattaagatattagggtatgcagatgatctaaacatcattagcgataagAAGGAATcggtaacagcaaatgcgaatgcgttaatcaaggctagtgaagatgtaggtgtaaggataagtgaagagaaaactaaatacctggttactactagaatgccaacagcagtagatcaggaaatgttcagtttgaaaaagtgaacacatttaagtatctaggcgtggacatcacttcgagaaatgagattgaatccgaactgaagaagagattacgggcgggaaatgcgtgctacttctcactgaatagattactttcatcacggatattgtctagcaATTtagagattagaatatacaaaactattattctaccagttatgctgtatgggtgtgagacttggtctctcactgtgcaaaatgaaaagccctttcgagtatttgaaaacaaaattatgaggaaaattttcggagcaaaaagggatgatattagcggagagtggcggaaactgcataacgaagaggttcaccaactctattcaagccctgacgtaatcagtattattaaatcacgtaggctgcgacgGGCGGGTCACGtcgctcgaatggatgagggcagggcagcgcgcagagtactggtagggcacttagagggaaaacgtcctgtggggagaccgaggcgtagatgggaggacaatgtgaaggctgatttgaggagcctaggtattgaaggtgaatggaaggaaatagcccaagacagggacaggtggcgaaaatacgttggagcggtaatggactctcgagtccggtatgaccaatgagtaagtaagtaagtaaaataTAAAGACATTGTGGGAGGAGAAGTGGAAGATACAATcgatgtcgcaggttcgaatcctgcctcgggcatggatgtgtgtgatgtccttgggttagttagatttaagtagttctaagttctaggggactgatgacctcagatgttatgtcccatagtgctcagagccatttgaaccatttgcaatcgaTTATGCCGGTCCTACAAGGCAGTAACGAAAGAAGATGGATTGCCAATTGAGTAAGACATGGGAGATGATTTGTACATTAGACTCGGGCCGGTGCACTGTTGGAGGTTCATTGTCAGTACTCGTGGGTTGCTATCATAGCTTTTACAGATCGTTGCACTTTGTGTGAAGCTAGTGAATAAGTGTTTGATTAGCGTAGCTGTTGAATGGCGTCGTCGAGCAGTCGCATGGCAGCAGACAGCGGCCGCGGGCTACTCACCGGGTCGGCAGGTGGCCAAAGCCACCAGCGCCGCCAGCACCAGCAGAGGCACCACCGGGATTCGCATCGCGGTCTGCACTGGCGTCGGGTCCGCCGCGCGCCACTATATATACCGGCCGATACCATCGCGCTCGCTGCAAATAAAACCACCTGTTAGGTCACGGCTACGTAATGTATTGTCGGCGGTGCGATCACAATTGGCGCAGCCCATCCGCGTTTCCTCGGAATCCGTCGGCGCCGGCACGAGAGCCGAAGGCCGGGTGGCCGACTCGGGGAGGGAGGCGGGGCAGCCGCCGGCAGGCGGCCGTACATCACACGCCTCCTGCCGATACCCATTGTCTTCTCCGCTCTCCACACATCGGCGACGATTACAGTAGTCCGACGCTGTAGCACCTCTCCGTTGGTGCTTACTACTGATCACAAAGATAGAATAGGCCATGCAAAATATAGCAATGTACCTAATAGAAatttctttgttgaacttcattatTGGTACGGACGGAATGACAGCAGACAACTAAAAAGAAAGCCGAATTTGAATTTGCTAttgaagaaagggaagcagtgattgggaaggaagtgagacagggttgtagcttctccccgatgttattcaaatggttcaaatggctctgagcactatgggacttaacttctgaggtcatcagtcccgtacaacttagaactacttaaacctaaggacatcacacacatccatgcccgaggcgggattcgaacttgcgaccgtagcggtcgcgcggttccagactgtagcgcctagaaccgctcggccactccggccggtccgatgttattcaatctgtatattgagcaagcagtaaaggaaacaaaagaaaaattcggagtaggtattaaaatccatggagaagaaataaaaactttgaggttcgccgatgacattgtaattctatcggagacagcaaaggactttgaagagcatttgaacggagtggacagtgtcttgaaaggaagatataagatgaacatcaacaaaaacaaaacgaggatagtggaatgtagtcgaattaagtcgggtgatactgatggaattagattaggaaatgagacacttaaagtagtaaaggagttctgctctttggggagcaaaataagtgatgatggtcgaaggagagtggatataaaatgtagactggcaatggcaaggaaaacgtttctgaagaagagaaatttgttaacatcgagcatagatttaagcgtcgagaagtcgtttctgaaagtatttgtatggagtgtagccatgtatggaagtgaaacacggacgatatatagtttggacaagaagaga
This region includes:
- the LOC126416531 gene encoding uncharacterized protein LOC126416531, with the translated sequence MRIPVVPLLVLAALVALATCRPAEDSSVHDAVHSLLRKKRTVCKICISGEGGGGGGFPSGGGGGGGFPSGGGGFGGGGGGRGGGGFGGGGHGGGGFPGGGGGGGFPGGGGGGFHGGGGGGFPGGGGGGNYIGGGGGGFPSGGGGFGGGGGKYPGGGGGGFPGGGGGGGGFPGGGGGGGGFPGGGGSGGGGRGCSSCGGNSGSYSSSSSQSSSSSFSGGHG